The nucleotide sequence AAAAACAGATCCGATCCCCGTGATGATGATAAACTATCAAATGCTAGGACTGAAATACCATCACTGCGTGTAAACGTTTCTAGAAAGTCGCGATCGGGTATCGGTCTGTCGAGAAATTTTGATCGACGGCCGGGAGGACAGGGCCGGAGGCGATGCGAAGCGCCTCGCCCGCACTCAGCCGCGGTTCCGTTCGAAGCGTCGTGCGGGATACCCGATCCGGTCCGATGCGGCGCAGCCTCGCCTCGCATCGTCCTCTTCGATCGCCGGTGACCGTCTTTCAGGACGGTCGGCTACGGGACCGCGCTCGATAATTTGGCGACGCTGCCAGGGCGGCGCAGGATCGCGCTGACCGGCACGAGCCGGATGCCCCGCGCCTCAAGATCGCGGGACCAGCGTGACAGGCGGTCGATCGTCAGCGGCGAGGCGCCGGCGGAGGCCAGCACGAGACCCTTCTGCCGGGCGAGCGCCTCCACGCGGGCGAGTTCTGCGTCGATGGCGTCGGGTCGGGCGACGGCGTCGATCACCACCTCGGCGCGGGCCGCCGGAAGCTTGATCTTGGCCGCGACGCCCGCGGCCTGCGAGCCGGCGGCCGCCCCGTCATCGACGAAGCCGAGCCCGCGGGCGGACAGATCCTTCAAGACCGGCTCCAGGGCGCCGGGCTCGCTCATCAGCTTGGCGCCCATGAAGTTCACGGCGCCGATGAAACCGGGAAACCGGCTCATCGCCCAGGCTGTCCGATCGAGGTTCTCGCCCGGTCGGGCCGAGGCCAGAAGCGTCTGCGGTCCGGGATCGCTGTCGGGATAGTCGAACGGCTCCATCGGCAGTTGGAGCAGGATCTCGTGGCCGGCCTCGCGGGCGCGGGTGGCGGTCTTCTCCAGGTCGCCGCCGTAGGGCGACAGCGCGAGGCTTACCGCGGCGGGCAACCGGGCGATGGCGCCGAGAGTAGCGTTCTCGCCGATCCCAAGACCGGAGACGAGGACGGCGATGCGCGGCCCGGTGCCAGGCTCGTCCGGGCGAGCGTAGATGTCGAGGGGGCGGAGCCGACCCTCGCCGAGGCGAGGCAGGGGGCCGTGGCGCCCGCGTTCGGTCAGGCGCGGATCGGGCGCGGGCGCGAGCTTCACCTGAGAGGTATTCGGAACGCGGATGATCACCGGCGCGTCGGGTGCCGTCGAGCCGTCGGGGCGGAAGACGGTGACGCCGGAGGCCTGCTCGACCTCGCTCGCGGATTGGGCGGGACTCTTCGGCGCGGGCGGTGCCACGTCGGTCACGCGGGAGGCCGGGGCTTCGCGGATCTCGATCTGCGCCTGCGCCCGAGGCTCGCCGCCACGGGGATCGCCGGTGAGCGCGATGCCGCCCGCCATCAGGACGAGCGCCAGGACTCCGGCACCGGCGGTCATGCCTGCGGACGGAGGCAGGGCGAAGCGCGGCCGGGCCGCCTTGTCCGCGACACCGAGGGGCTTCGTCAGGATGTCGTCGGCCGCGTCGCTCACCCGCCGTCCCGCCTCTTTGGCGTAGGATTGGACGACCGGACCCGGCCTTCAACGAGAAACGGCCCGCAATCCCGGTCTGACCGGTATTGCGGGCCGTCATGGTTAATCTTTCGCTAACTCCGCAGCGGATGCCCGCCGCGGGCCGGCACAATCAGTTCTGCGTGGCCGGCTTCGTCACGTTGGCCGCACCCTTCTGGATGCCGTGCAGGAAGTCGACGGCGGCGATGAGCTGCTTGTCCTTGGCCGGATCCGGCGGGATGTAGGCCGAGGAACCGCCGCGCTCCTCGGTGTCCTTCTGCTTCAGGTGGCCCTTCAGGCCAGCCTCGCCCTTGGTCTCGTCCTTGCCCTTCAGATCGTCGGGCACTTCCTGCAGCACCTCCTGATCTGGCTCGATGCCCTTGGCCTGGATCGAGCGGCCGGACGGCGTGTAGTAGCGCGCGGTGGTGAGGCGCAGGGCGCCCTGGCCGCCGAGCGGGATGATCGACTGAACCGAGCCCTTGCCGAAGGAGCGCGTGCCCATGATGGTCGCGCGCTTGTGATCCTGCAGGGCGCCGGCCACGATCTCGGAGGCCGAGGCCGCGCCGCCGTTCACCAGCACGACGATCGGCTTGCCCTTGGCCAGGTCACCGGCCTTGGCGGAGAAGCGCTGCGTCTCGTCCGGGTTGCGGCCGCGGGTCGAGACGATCTCGCCGCGGTCGAGGAAGGCGTCGGAGACCATCACCGCCTGATCGAGGAGGCCGCCGGGATTGTTGCGCAGGTCGAGGACGTAGCCCTTGAGCTTGTCGCCGCCGATCTCGCTCTGGAGCTTGTCGATGGCGGTCTTCAGGCCGTCATAGGTCTGCTCGTTGAACTGGGTCAGGCGGACGTAGCCGACATCGCCGCTCTCGACCTTCGAGCGCACGGGGCGGATCTTGATCACGTCGCGCGTCAGCGAGACGTCGATCGGATCCTTGGCCTCCTTGCGGGAGATCTTCAGCTTCACCGTGGAGTTCACGGGGCCGCGCATCTTGTCGACGGCCTGGTTCAGGGTGAGGCCCTGGACCTGATCCTCGTCGATCTGGGTGATGATGTCGTTGGCGAGCAGGCCGGCCTTGGAGGCGGGGGTGTCGTCGATCGGCGAGACGACCTTGATCAGGCCGTCCTCCATCGTGACCTCGATGCCGAGGCCACCGAACTCGCCCTTGGTCGTCGTCTGCATGTCGCGGAAGGCCTTCGCGTCCATGTAGCTGGAATGCGGGTCGAGCGAGGTCAGCATGCCGTTGACGGCCGACTCGATCAGCTTCGCTTCCTCGGGCTTCTCGACGTAGTCGGTGCGCACCTTCTCGAACACGTCGCCGAACAGGCTCAACTGCCGGTAGGTTTCCGCCGAGGCCGCGATGGCGCTCGTGCCGGAGAGGAGTTGGGTCTGGGTCGACAGGGCCGAGGCGCCGATGCCGAGGGCCGCGCCGAGCAACACGAGGGACACTTTGCGCATTATCCGCGAACCTTCTCGCTGGAACTTCTCGCCCACCACGGCTCCGGATCGATGGAGCCGCCGTCTTTTCTGAACTCGACGTACAGGACGGGATCAATCCGATCATCGTCCTTCTGTGACGCAGCCTGCGTCACGTTCGCTGGCGTGCTTGCCGGGGGGCCGCTGCCCTCGCCCATCACGGCCACCGGTTCGCCCGCCAGTACGAACTGGCCGACCTCGACGTTGATCTGATCCATCCCCGCGAGCAACAGATAGTAGCCGTCGCCCGCATTGATGATCAAGAGTCGGCCGTAGGAGCGGAAGGGGCCGGCGAACGACACCCAGCCGTCCGCCGGGGAGGACACGACCGCCTTGGCCCGCGTCCGCAGCGAGATCCCGCGGGTGGTGCCGCCCTGGCCGTCGGGCTGGTTGAAGCCGCGCACGAGCGTGCCGCTCACCGGCCTGGGCAGATCGCCGCGGGCTTCCGTGAACTTCACTTTCGGCGTCAACCGCGCCGGATCGCGGGCACTGGCCGCGGCGAACTTTTCCTGGATCGCCCGCTGCTCCCGCTCGGCGGCGGCGCGCACCGCGTCGGCGGCGCGGCGCGCGCTCGACAGCTCGCTCTCCATCCGCTCCACGAGATCCTTGAGGGACTTGGCTTGGGCGCCGAGTTCGGCGCTCTTCTGGCGCTCGGCGGTGAGGCTCGTCTCGACCTCCGCCTGACGGCTGCGGCGGGCGGCGATCAGCGCGTCGAGGCGCTGGCGCTCGGCGGCCCAGCCCGCGAGATCCTTCTTCAGCGCCTCGCGGTCGGCGGCGATGAGGCCGCGCACCCGCACCAGCTCGGTGAGGTCGCCGGCCAGCGTATCCGCCTCGCCACGCAGCTCCGGCACCACGGCACCGAGCATCATCGAGGTGCGGATCGCCGCCAGCACATCCTCGGGGCGCACCAGAACGGCGGGCGGCGGGCGGCGGCCCATGCGCTGGAGCGCGGCCAGAATCTCAGCGATCACTGCCCGGCGCGCCTCCAGCGACTTGCGGATCGCCGCGTCGCTGTCGGTGAGCGCCCGCAGGCGCTCCTCCAGCCGGTTCATCCGGTCCTCGGTCGCCTGTGCCTGGCGTCCGGCATCGAGCAGGGCAGCGCTGAGCTTGGTCCGGTCGGAGCCGATCGCGGCGATTTCGGACTCGAGCGCCGCCCGGTTGCCGCTGCTGGCCGCCAGCGCGTCCTCGATCTGCTTGAGGTTCTGGGCGCGCCGGTCCCGCTCCTCCTGCGTGCGCCGCATCGCCTCCGGATCGGGTGTCGTCTGCGCGCGCACGGGCAGGGCGAGGCTGCCAGCGAGGCAGGCGAGCGCCATCAGCAGGGCAGTGGGCTTGGCCGTTCGGGTCGTCGGCCTCGGGTCGGCGGTCACCGGTGATCTCATGCCTCGGGATCGCCCCGGTGGTAGGGGTGTCCGGCCAGGATGGTCAGGGCCCGGTAGACCTGCTCGAGGGCGAGCACGCGCACCAGACCGTGCGGCAGTGTCGCCGCTCCGAAGGCGAGAATATGGTCGGCGCGTGCCCGCACGCTCTCGTGAAGGCCGTCGGCCCCGCCGATGACGAGAACGAGGCTGCTCCGCCCCGCGTCGCGCCACGCCCCGATTTTGTCCGCGATCCGCTCGCTCGGCCAGTCGGAGCGGCCGCGCTCGTCGCAGGCGATCACCGCCGCGTCGGCCGGCACGAGGGCGAGGATCGCGGCCGCTTCCTCGGCGACGCGGTCGGCGGTCCGGCGCGCGCGCGATTCGGGAATCTCGGCAAGCTCGCAGGCCGCGACGCCGAGGCTCCTGCCGAGCGCGACGGCGCGCTCGCGGTAGCGGGCGGCGAGATCCCGCTCCGGCCCGTTCTTCAGGCGTCCGATGGCGACGACGAGCAGGCGCAAGAGGCGTGGACAGTTTCAAGAGACGCGATGCGTGCGCCCGATAGCACGATCGGACCGGGGAGGAAGCCGGCCGGCTCAAGAAAACGTGGTCGGCAACAGGCGGCGGTCCGGCGGATGCGCGGCCCGGCGGGGGTGGCGGTGTCGTGGCGGCGACCTAACTGCCGCCCTCAACCGACGCGCTCTGCCCGGAACCGGCCTTCCGCCGCGCCTCGACCTTCCCGAACCTCACGACAGGATCACGATGCACTCGCCCGCCCGCGCCGCGCCGACGCGCCTCGACCGCAAGGCCGTGGGCGCTGTCGTGCTCGGCAACGCTCTCGAATTCTACGACTTCACCATCTACGCCTTCTTCGCCAAATCGATCGGCGCGACCTTCTTCCCCTCGGATAGCCCGACCGACAGCCTGCTCGCCTCGCTCGCCCTGTTTGGGATCGGCTACGTGATGCGGCCCGTGGGCGGGGTGCTGATCGGCGCGTTCGCCGATCGGGCCGGACGTAAGCCCGCCATGCTGATCACCATCGCGCTGATGGCGGTCGGCATGCTGATGCTGGCGGCTTGCCCCGGTACGGCGACCATCGGTGGCTGGGCGCAAGTGATCGTGATCGTCGGGCGGCTGATTCAGGGGCTGGCGCTCGGCGGCGAGGTCGGCCCCTCCACCGCCTTCCTGATCGAGGCCGCTCCGGCCCGTCACCGCGGCTTCGTCACGAGCTGGCAGATCGCCAGCCAGGGCTGCGCCGCGCTGTTCGCCGGCCTGTTCGCAACGGTGCTGACGCTGATCCTCGGCGAGGCGGCCATGGCCGATTGGGGCTGGCGGCTGATGTTCGGCCTCGGCCTCCTCGTCGTGCCGGTTGGCCTCGTGATCCGCAGTCATCTGCCCGAGACCGCGGGCGAGGGCCACGACCCCGCCGCCGCCGCCTCGACGAGCGCGGTGCTCGGCCGGCTGCTGCGCCGGCACGGGCGGATGCTCGCCCTCACCTTCCTCGTCATTGCCGCCTCCACCGTGTCGAACGCGGTGGGCACCAACATGCCGGTCTATGCCGGGGCGACACTCGGCCTCTCGGAGATGGCCGCGAACGCCGTGCCGATCGCGCTGGGGCTCGCCTCGGTGATCTTCCCGCTGCTGGGCGGCTGGCTCGCCGACCGGTTCGGGCGCAAGCCGGTCATGGTCTGGCCGCGGGCGCTGATCCTCGTGCTCGCCGTGCCGGCCTTCCTGTGGATGCTGCGGGAGCCCACCGCGTTCAGCGTCTACGCCGTCACCTTCCTGCTCTCGGCCCTGTCCTCGATCAACGCGGCCGCGATCATCGTCGCCATTCCCGAGGCCTTGCCGCGGGCGGTGCGCAGCGCCGGGCTGTCCGTCGTCTACGCCCTGTCCGTTTCGATCTTCGGCGGCAGCACCAACTACGTCGTGAACTGGCTGATCGCCGCCACCGGCGACCGGATGGCGCCGGCCTACTACCTCGCCGCCTTCAGCCTCGTCGGCACCGCCGCCGCCCTGTTGCTACCGGAGACGCGGGGCCGCGACATCCATGTCGATACGGCGACACGCGGATGAACCGTCCCGACCTCCGTCGTTCCGGTCGTCGATCGGGCTGCCGGTTCCGGCGCATAGTCCGGTGCGGGGCGCATGTCCCAAACGGCACTCAGGCACGACGGTCTCCGCAGGCGTGTGGTTGTGCCAGTGGGCCGGAATGGATGTCGGCTTCGGCTGATCGACGCTCGGAAGCCTATTCATGAGTTGGATTGCTTCGGTGCAATAAAATCTTAGGAGGTATCGGACCAAGTAAATCCTATTGGTACGGATGCACGCGTAACGTGTTGGCGACTCGGCGTCCGGTTGTCGGTAGGATTCGATGAAATTCATCCGCGGCCGCAAAGAATTGCTGAGTGGGATCGTATCGGGCTATACAGACCCCGAGGCCTGCATCCATCAGCTTGTAGAGTTGCGGAAACAGATTCCGTCGCTCTACGCGCTGCTCTCCATCAACGCCTGCGCGCTCGCCTTCACTCATTACCCCTTCGCGCCGGCTTGGCTGACGATCGGACTGCCCGGTCTGATGATCGCCCTGTGCATGGTGCGCGCCCTCCACTGGTGGCGCCTGCGTCCGCAGGACATCGCTGGAGCCAGGGCCCTGAAGCGGCTGCGCGGCACGAGCCTCCTCACCATCCTGTTCTCGGCCCTCTTCGTCGGTTGGGCGATGATGCTCAACGGATATGGCGGCCCGTTCGAACAGGGTCACGTCGCGATCTTCGTCGCGATCACCGTCATTGCCTGCATCTTCTGCCTGACGCATCTCCCGATCGCGGCCCTGCTGGTGACGTTCATCGTCATCGGCGTGTTCCTGATCCACTGCTTCACGAGCGGGAACAGCGTCTTCATCGCGATCGCACTGAACACGGCCTTCGTCACCGTGGTGATGGTGCGCATCCTCACCAACAACTTCCTGGCCTTCCTGCAACTGGTCGCGTCGAAGGCGGAGGCGCAGCGGTTGAGCGAGGAAAACCAGCGCTTGGCCCATACCGATAGCCTGACCGGATTGCCCAACCGGCGATACTTCTTCCAGCGCCTCGATGCCCTGATCGCCGCCTCGGCCGGACCCGATGCCACCTTCGCCCTCGCGATCTTCGACCTGGACCGCTTCAAGCCGATCAACGACACGTTCGGCCACACCGCCGGAGACCGGGTGCTGGAGGAGACCGGGCGCCGGCTCCAAACCTTCGCCGGCGGCGGCGTGACGATCGCACGCCTCGGCGGTGACGAGTTCGGCGTGCTGATCCATGCGGCCGCGCGTCCGGACGAGGTGGTGGACCTCTGCAATCGGATCTGCGCGGGGCTGCACGCGCCGATCGCGCTGGGTGAGACGCAGGTCGTGCCGGGCTGCTCGGGGGGGCTCGCGCTTTACCCCCAGGCCGGACGCGCCGCGGACGCGCTGTTCGACCGGGCCGATTACGCGCTCTACCATTCCAAGGAGCGCAAGCGGGGTTCCACGACGCTGTTCTCGCAGGAGCACGAGGACGCAATCCGCGACGCGCGCGCGGTGGAGACGGCGCTGCAGAGCGCGGATCTCGCCGCCGAGATGGAGATGCACTACCAGCCGATCCTCGACACCGTGACGGACCGGATCACCGCGGTCGAGGCGCTGGCACGCTGGACCAGTCCGAAGCTCGGACGCGTGCCGCCCGACCGCTTCATCGCCGTGGCGGAGCGCTGCGGCATGATCCATTCGGTGACGCTGCTTCTCTTGCGCAAGGCGCTCGCCGACGCGGCCCGTCTTCCGCCCGAGATCGGCTTGTCCTTCAACCTCTCCTCGCACGACCTCGCCTCATCCGAGACGGTGATCGCCATTCTCGCCGCCGTACGCCGGAGCGGGCTCGATCCCCGCCGGATCACCCTGGAACTGACGGAAACGGCGCTGATGCGCGACTTCGACGGCGCGCAGAAGGCGATCACCCTGCTGCGTGCGCTGGGCATCAAGATCGCGCTCGATGATTTCGGAACGGGCTATTCGAGCCTCAACTACGTCCATCGCCTGCCGCTGGACCGGATCAAGATCGACCGCGGCTTCATGGCCGATGTCGAGACCGATCTCGG is from Methylorubrum sp. B1-46 and encodes:
- a CDS encoding divergent polysaccharide deacetylase family protein, with the protein product MSDAADDILTKPLGVADKAARPRFALPPSAGMTAGAGVLALVLMAGGIALTGDPRGGEPRAQAQIEIREAPASRVTDVAPPAPKSPAQSASEVEQASGVTVFRPDGSTAPDAPVIIRVPNTSQVKLAPAPDPRLTERGRHGPLPRLGEGRLRPLDIYARPDEPGTGPRIAVLVSGLGIGENATLGAIARLPAAVSLALSPYGGDLEKTATRAREAGHEILLQLPMEPFDYPDSDPGPQTLLASARPGENLDRTAWAMSRFPGFIGAVNFMGAKLMSEPGALEPVLKDLSARGLGFVDDGAAAGSQAAGVAAKIKLPAARAEVVIDAVARPDAIDAELARVEALARQKGLVLASAGASPLTIDRLSRWSRDLEARGIRLVPVSAILRRPGSVAKLSSAVP
- a CDS encoding S41 family peptidase; translated protein: MRKVSLVLLGAALGIGASALSTQTQLLSGTSAIAASAETYRQLSLFGDVFEKVRTDYVEKPEEAKLIESAVNGMLTSLDPHSSYMDAKAFRDMQTTTKGEFGGLGIEVTMEDGLIKVVSPIDDTPASKAGLLANDIITQIDEDQVQGLTLNQAVDKMRGPVNSTVKLKISRKEAKDPIDVSLTRDVIKIRPVRSKVESGDVGYVRLTQFNEQTYDGLKTAIDKLQSEIGGDKLKGYVLDLRNNPGGLLDQAVMVSDAFLDRGEIVSTRGRNPDETQRFSAKAGDLAKGKPIVVLVNGGAASASEIVAGALQDHKRATIMGTRSFGKGSVQSIIPLGGQGALRLTTARYYTPSGRSIQAKGIEPDQEVLQEVPDDLKGKDETKGEAGLKGHLKQKDTEERGGSSAYIPPDPAKDKQLIAAVDFLHGIQKGAANVTKPATQN
- a CDS encoding murein hydrolase activator EnvC; protein product: MRSPVTADPRPTTRTAKPTALLMALACLAGSLALPVRAQTTPDPEAMRRTQEERDRRAQNLKQIEDALAASSGNRAALESEIAAIGSDRTKLSAALLDAGRQAQATEDRMNRLEERLRALTDSDAAIRKSLEARRAVIAEILAALQRMGRRPPPAVLVRPEDVLAAIRTSMMLGAVVPELRGEADTLAGDLTELVRVRGLIAADREALKKDLAGWAAERQRLDALIAARRSRQAEVETSLTAERQKSAELGAQAKSLKDLVERMESELSSARRAADAVRAAAEREQRAIQEKFAAASARDPARLTPKVKFTEARGDLPRPVSGTLVRGFNQPDGQGGTTRGISLRTRAKAVVSSPADGWVSFAGPFRSYGRLLIINAGDGYYLLLAGMDQINVEVGQFVLAGEPVAVMGEGSGPPASTPANVTQAASQKDDDRIDPVLYVEFRKDGGSIDPEPWWARSSSEKVRG
- the rlmH gene encoding 23S rRNA (pseudouridine(1915)-N(3))-methyltransferase RlmH, whose protein sequence is MRLLVVAIGRLKNGPERDLAARYRERAVALGRSLGVAACELAEIPESRARRTADRVAEEAAAILALVPADAAVIACDERGRSDWPSERIADKIGAWRDAGRSSLVLVIGGADGLHESVRARADHILAFGAATLPHGLVRVLALEQVYRALTILAGHPYHRGDPEA
- a CDS encoding MFS transporter, translating into MHSPARAAPTRLDRKAVGAVVLGNALEFYDFTIYAFFAKSIGATFFPSDSPTDSLLASLALFGIGYVMRPVGGVLIGAFADRAGRKPAMLITIALMAVGMLMLAACPGTATIGGWAQVIVIVGRLIQGLALGGEVGPSTAFLIEAAPARHRGFVTSWQIASQGCAALFAGLFATVLTLILGEAAMADWGWRLMFGLGLLVVPVGLVIRSHLPETAGEGHDPAAAASTSAVLGRLLRRHGRMLALTFLVIAASTVSNAVGTNMPVYAGATLGLSEMAANAVPIALGLASVIFPLLGGWLADRFGRKPVMVWPRALILVLAVPAFLWMLREPTAFSVYAVTFLLSALSSINAAAIIVAIPEALPRAVRSAGLSVVYALSVSIFGGSTNYVVNWLIAATGDRMAPAYYLAAFSLVGTAAALLLPETRGRDIHVDTATRG
- a CDS encoding bifunctional diguanylate cyclase/phosphodiesterase, with translation MKFIRGRKELLSGIVSGYTDPEACIHQLVELRKQIPSLYALLSINACALAFTHYPFAPAWLTIGLPGLMIALCMVRALHWWRLRPQDIAGARALKRLRGTSLLTILFSALFVGWAMMLNGYGGPFEQGHVAIFVAITVIACIFCLTHLPIAALLVTFIVIGVFLIHCFTSGNSVFIAIALNTAFVTVVMVRILTNNFLAFLQLVASKAEAQRLSEENQRLAHTDSLTGLPNRRYFFQRLDALIAASAGPDATFALAIFDLDRFKPINDTFGHTAGDRVLEETGRRLQTFAGGGVTIARLGGDEFGVLIHAAARPDEVVDLCNRICAGLHAPIALGETQVVPGCSGGLALYPQAGRAADALFDRADYALYHSKERKRGSTTLFSQEHEDAIRDARAVETALQSADLAAEMEMHYQPILDTVTDRITAVEALARWTSPKLGRVPPDRFIAVAERCGMIHSVTLLLLRKALADAARLPPEIGLSFNLSSHDLASSETVIAILAAVRRSGLDPRRITLELTETALMRDFDGAQKAITLLRALGIKIALDDFGTGYSSLNYVHRLPLDRIKIDRGFMADVETDLGRSVVSTILDLCQNLGLDGIAEGIETTEQLNAVRGHGCRYVQGYLIGMPQPMADLLDGLRTMTPPAEPVVV